A DNA window from Hordeum vulgare subsp. vulgare chromosome 1H, MorexV3_pseudomolecules_assembly, whole genome shotgun sequence contains the following coding sequences:
- the LOC123446710 gene encoding isoflavone reductase homolog IRL-like, with the protein MASDAKSKILVIGGTGYIGKHVVAASARLGHPTLALVRDTAPSDPAKAQLLKTFQDSGVTLLKGDLYDHGSLVSAVKAADVVISTLGAMQIAEQTKLIAAIKEAGNVKRFFPSEFGLDVDRTGAVEPAKSIFAIKAGIRRAIEGEDIPYTYVVANYFAGYSLPTIGQVLSPAPPTDNVVILGDGETKVVFVDEADIGAYTVLAADDPRAENKVLYIKPPANTLSHNELVALWEKKTGKTFQRVYVPEDAVLKQIQEAPIPMNIIFSIGHASYIKGDQTNIEIAPSFGVEASELYPDVKYTTVDDLLNRFL; encoded by the exons ATGGCGTCGGATGCCAAGAGCAAGATCCTTGTGATCGGCGGGACGGGTTACATCGGCAAGCACGTCGTCGCGGCGAGCGCCCGGCTCGGCCACCCCACCCTGGCGCTCGTCCGGGACACCGCCCCCTCCGACCCGGCCAAGGCGCAGCTGCTCAAGACCTTCCAGGACTCGGGCGTCACGCTCCTCAAGGGCGACCTGTACGACCACGGCAGCCTGGTGAGCGCCGTTAAGGCGGCCGACGTCGTCATCTCCACGCTGGGCGCGATGCAGATCGCCGAGCAGACCAAGCTCATCGCCGCCATCAAGGAGGCCGGCAACGTGAAG AGGTTCTTCCCGTCGGAGTTCGGGCTGGACGTCGACCGTACCGGCGCCGTGGAGCCGGCCAAGTCCATCTTCGCCATCAAGGCGGGCATCCGCCGTGCCATCGAGGGCGAGGACATCCCCTACACCTACGTGGTGGCCAACTACTTCGCCGGGTACTCGCTCCCCACCATCGGGCAGGTCCTCTCCCCTGCGCCCCCAACCGACAACGTCGTCATCCTCGGCGACGGCGAGACCAAGGTCGTCTTCGTCGACGAGGCCGACATCGGCGCGTACACGGTCCTGGCGGCGGACGACCCCCGTGCGGAAAACAAGGTGCTGTACATCAAGCCGCCGGCCAACACGCTGTCGCACAACGAGCTGGTGGCGCTGTGGGAGAAGAAGACCGGCAAGACGTTCCAGAGGGTGTACGTCCCCGAGGACGCCGTTCTGAAGCAGATCCAAG AGGCGCCAATCCCGATGAACATCATCTTCTCGATCGGGCACGCGTCGTACATCAAGGGCGACCAGACCAACATCGAGATCGCGCCGTCGTTCGGGGTGGAGGCGAGCGAGCTGTACCCTGACGTCAAGTACACCACCGTCGACGACTTGCTCAACAGGTTCCTCTGA